Proteins from a genomic interval of Croceicoccus naphthovorans:
- the paoC gene encoding aldehyde oxidoreductase molybdenum-binding subunit PaoC, whose protein sequence is MEFNAPAGTNLFDQAKVVGKSTPRIDGPLKVSGLAPYAFERHDVAENQAYGWVVGSGIAKGRIASMDVSEAKAAPGVIAIVTSPDVEPLGKGMMCYAPLFGGHEITHYHQAIACVVAETFEQARAAAALIRTEYETGDGAFDFPAAKTGAVLSDDPETFGDFDAAFPKAPVQIDSTYTTPAETHAMMEPHATIAAWEGDKLTLWTANQMIAWSKTAIAKILGIDAANVRLDSPYVGGGFGGKLWVRADAVLAALGAKAAGRPVKIALQRPMIANNTTHRQGTIQRLRIGAESNGKITAIAHENWSYNVKGGDGEAATAQTKKLYAGDNRLIAEYCARLDLPEGNAMRAPGEAPGHLGLEVAMDELAIALDMCPIELRILNEPDAVPGNPEKPFSDRNLVRCLRKGAERFGWSKRAAPATRREGRWLIGMGVAAGYRGSPTTESAARVKLLDGRIVVETDMTDIGTGSYTIIAQTAAETMGVPLSAVTVELGDSDFSASAGSGGQWGASSSTAGVYAACVNLRRQVGDKLGFNGDTATFADGKIIADNKRFDLADAGHLSAEDSASFGSSQKDHDVGTYAAHFCEVAVDAYTGETRLRRMLSVCDAGRILNPLSARSQVIGAMVMSVGMALMEELVVDKRHGLFINHDLAGYEVPVHADTPQQDVIFLDTLDEVVGPLKAKGVGELGICGPGAAIANAIYNATGIRVRDYPLTLDKYLSDLPTLD, encoded by the coding sequence ATGGAGTTCAACGCACCTGCCGGAACCAACCTGTTCGACCAAGCCAAGGTCGTCGGCAAATCCACCCCGCGCATCGACGGGCCGCTGAAAGTAAGCGGACTGGCCCCCTATGCCTTCGAACGGCACGACGTCGCCGAAAATCAGGCCTATGGCTGGGTCGTAGGTTCTGGCATCGCCAAAGGTCGAATCGCGTCGATGGACGTGTCGGAGGCGAAGGCAGCGCCCGGCGTCATCGCCATCGTCACCTCGCCGGACGTAGAGCCGCTCGGCAAAGGCATGATGTGTTATGCCCCGCTGTTCGGCGGGCACGAAATCACGCACTACCACCAGGCCATCGCCTGTGTCGTGGCCGAAACGTTCGAACAGGCCCGAGCGGCCGCCGCGCTGATTCGTACCGAGTATGAAACCGGCGACGGGGCGTTCGACTTTCCCGCCGCGAAGACAGGCGCAGTACTGTCCGACGATCCGGAAACCTTTGGCGACTTCGACGCGGCTTTTCCCAAGGCGCCCGTCCAGATCGACTCCACATACACGACCCCGGCCGAAACCCATGCGATGATGGAACCGCACGCGACCATCGCGGCGTGGGAGGGTGATAAGCTTACGCTCTGGACAGCGAACCAGATGATCGCGTGGAGCAAGACCGCCATTGCGAAAATCCTCGGCATCGATGCGGCGAACGTGCGCCTGGATTCGCCCTACGTCGGTGGCGGCTTCGGCGGAAAGCTGTGGGTTCGCGCCGATGCAGTGCTAGCCGCGCTTGGCGCTAAGGCCGCCGGTCGCCCGGTCAAGATCGCGCTGCAACGCCCGATGATCGCCAACAACACGACCCATCGTCAGGGTACGATCCAGCGCCTGCGCATCGGGGCGGAGAGCAACGGCAAGATTACCGCGATCGCGCACGAGAACTGGTCGTACAACGTCAAAGGCGGCGACGGCGAAGCTGCCACCGCGCAGACAAAGAAACTCTACGCGGGCGACAACCGCCTGATCGCCGAATATTGCGCGCGGCTGGACCTGCCCGAAGGCAACGCCATGCGCGCGCCGGGCGAAGCGCCGGGCCACCTTGGGCTTGAAGTGGCGATGGACGAACTTGCCATCGCGCTGGACATGTGCCCGATCGAATTGCGCATCCTGAACGAACCGGATGCCGTGCCCGGCAATCCCGAAAAGCCGTTCTCCGACCGCAACCTCGTCCGCTGCCTGCGCAAGGGGGCAGAGCGGTTCGGCTGGTCAAAGCGCGCCGCACCGGCAACCCGGCGCGAAGGGCGCTGGCTGATCGGCATGGGCGTTGCCGCCGGCTATCGCGGGAGCCCGACAACAGAATCGGCTGCGCGGGTCAAATTGCTGGACGGTCGTATCGTGGTCGAGACCGACATGACCGACATCGGCACCGGCAGCTACACGATCATCGCCCAGACCGCGGCAGAGACGATGGGCGTGCCCCTCTCTGCGGTTACGGTCGAGCTGGGCGATTCCGACTTTTCCGCCTCCGCTGGTTCGGGCGGGCAATGGGGCGCATCCAGCTCGACCGCCGGGGTCTATGCCGCCTGCGTCAACTTGCGGCGGCAGGTGGGCGACAAGCTTGGCTTCAATGGCGACACCGCGACCTTTGCCGACGGAAAGATCATCGCGGACAACAAGCGGTTCGATCTTGCCGACGCGGGCCATCTCAGCGCGGAAGACAGCGCCAGCTTCGGTTCGTCACAAAAGGACCATGACGTTGGCACCTATGCCGCGCATTTCTGCGAAGTCGCGGTCGATGCCTATACCGGCGAAACACGCCTGCGCCGTATGCTCTCGGTCTGCGATGCCGGGCGCATCCTGAACCCGCTTTCGGCGCGCAGCCAAGTCATCGGGGCAATGGTGATGTCGGTGGGCATGGCGCTGATGGAAGAACTGGTCGTCGACAAACGCCACGGATTGTTCATCAACCACGACCTTGCCGGATATGAAGTGCCAGTCCACGCGGATACGCCGCAGCAGGACGTGATTTTCCTCGATACGCTGGACGAGGTGGTGGGCCCGCTGAAAGCAAAGGGGGTGGGCGAGCTTGGCATCTGTGGCCCCGGCGCGGCTATTGCGAACGCGATCTACAACGCCACCGGAATTCGGGTGCGCGACTATCCGCTCACGCTCGACAAGTACCTGTCGGACCTGCCTACGCTCGATTAA
- a CDS encoding FAD binding domain-containing protein has protein sequence MKAFTYERATSPEQAAAAVGGNEGAKFIAGGTNLLDLMKLQIETPTHLVDVQDLALDRIEDTDDGGVRIGALVSNTALAADSRIRRDYAVLTRAIVAGASGQLRNKATTAGNLLQRTRCPYFYDPNMPCNKRAPGTGCGAAEGFSRQLAVIGTSDLCIATYPGDMAVALRVLDATVETVQPDGSRRSIAIADFHRLPGDEPWRDNVLQDGELITAVTLPRSIGGRHFYHKVRDRSSYAFALVSVAAVIGNEGKGRVAFGGVAAKPWRVEEAEALLPEGAKAVVERAFAGAKPTAENQYKITLAERTLAGVIAEAKG, from the coding sequence ATGAAGGCCTTTACCTACGAACGCGCGACCTCCCCCGAACAGGCGGCAGCGGCGGTTGGCGGGAACGAAGGCGCGAAATTCATCGCGGGCGGGACCAATCTGCTCGACCTGATGAAATTGCAGATCGAAACGCCGACTCATCTTGTCGACGTGCAGGACCTCGCCCTCGACCGGATTGAGGATACCGACGATGGCGGCGTGCGGATCGGGGCGCTGGTTTCCAATACCGCGCTTGCCGCCGATTCGCGCATCCGGCGCGATTACGCGGTGCTGACGCGCGCGATTGTCGCCGGGGCATCGGGCCAATTGCGTAACAAGGCGACGACGGCGGGCAACCTGCTACAACGCACGCGCTGTCCCTATTTCTACGACCCGAACATGCCCTGCAACAAACGCGCGCCCGGAACCGGCTGCGGCGCGGCGGAGGGGTTTTCGCGGCAACTGGCGGTAATCGGCACGTCGGACCTGTGCATCGCGACCTATCCCGGCGACATGGCGGTTGCGCTGCGCGTGCTGGACGCGACGGTCGAGACGGTTCAGCCCGACGGCTCTAGGCGCAGCATCGCTATTGCCGACTTCCACCGCCTGCCCGGCGATGAACCGTGGCGAGACAATGTCCTGCAAGATGGCGAGTTGATCACGGCGGTCACATTGCCCAGGTCGATCGGTGGGCGGCATTTCTATCACAAGGTCCGCGACCGCAGTTCCTATGCGTTTGCGCTGGTCTCGGTCGCCGCGGTAATCGGCAATGAAGGCAAGGGCCGCGTCGCGTTCGGCGGGGTCGCGGCCAAACCCTGGCGCGTGGAAGAAGCAGAGGCGCTGCTGCCCGAGGGCGCAAAGGCCGTGGTCGAACGCGCCTTCGCGGGCGCCAAGCCGACCGCGGAAAACCAGTACAAGATCACCCTTGCCGAGCGGACGCTGGCCGGGGTGATCGCAGAGGCGAAGGGCTGA
- the paoA gene encoding aldehyde dehydrogenase iron-sulfur subunit PaoA, which produces MPCTCHRTPEPMPSSSPQTNRMRIDLTVNGADVSLDLDTRTTLLDALREHLRLTGTKKGCDHGQCGACTVIVNRERINSCLSLAVQHSGDEVTTIEGIGSPDNLHPMQAAFVKHDGYQCGYCTPGQICSAVTVLKEIEAGVPSYVTDDLTTDVPTTRAEMAERMSGNLCRCGAYANIHDAMAEAAEAGDVA; this is translated from the coding sequence TTGCCGTGCACTTGCCACAGGACGCCAGAACCGATGCCATCATCTTCGCCCCAGACAAACCGCATGCGCATCGACCTGACGGTCAACGGAGCGGACGTGTCGCTGGATCTGGATACGCGCACGACCCTGCTGGACGCCCTGCGCGAACATCTGCGACTGACGGGTACGAAGAAGGGTTGTGATCACGGCCAGTGCGGGGCCTGCACGGTGATCGTGAATAGAGAGCGGATCAATTCCTGCCTCTCTCTGGCTGTCCAGCATTCGGGCGACGAAGTCACGACCATCGAAGGCATTGGCAGCCCGGACAACCTGCACCCGATGCAGGCCGCGTTCGTCAAGCATGACGGGTATCAGTGCGGCTATTGCACGCCGGGGCAGATCTGCTCTGCGGTGACAGTCCTGAAAGAGATCGAAGCCGGTGTGCCCAGTTATGTCACCGATGATCTCACCACCGATGTCCCCACCACCCGCGCCGAGATGGCCGAGCGTATGAGCGGCAACCTGTGCCGTTGTGGGGCCTATGCCAATATCCACGACGCGATGGCCGAAGCCGCCGAAGCGGGGGATGTGGCATGA
- a CDS encoding alkaline phosphatase PhoX — protein MTATSRRRFLGSTAGAFAALLASGCTARSLAMAGTAPSPLGALVPDPAGILDLPLGMSYRIVSRLGDTMNDGLIVPDKADGMGCFALADRSLALVRNHELKVGDLPGGPLLSAYDHTPGGEAVPGGTTTLVLDPDTLEVRRQHRSLAGTIRNCAGGTTPWGSWLTCEEDVTRPGEDAGKDHGWVFEVPAEAAGMVDPVPLKAMGRFRHEAAAVDPRTGIVYMTEDRDESVLYRFVPTVRGKLGRGGRLQAAALATGPCDTRNWPESDGMPNGVCSLKWIDLDNPESPEDDLRFQAARKGAAIFARGEGIHMGDGEVYFCATSGGAAGLGQIFRLTPGLNGAADQLDLFFESASETQFNYGDNLTVAPNGHLVVCEDQYTDVVDNHLRGIAPDGTAYPIGRLRLQTELAGACFSPDGRTFFVNAFSPAMTFAIRMPDSWTALKAA, from the coding sequence ATGACAGCCACCTCGCGCCGCCGTTTCCTCGGCTCGACCGCCGGTGCCTTTGCCGCGCTTCTGGCCAGTGGATGCACCGCACGGTCGCTGGCCATGGCGGGCACGGCGCCCTCTCCGCTTGGCGCGTTGGTGCCGGATCCGGCAGGGATTCTCGATCTGCCACTGGGCATGTCCTATCGGATCGTCTCGCGGCTTGGCGACACGATGAACGACGGGCTGATCGTGCCCGACAAGGCCGACGGCATGGGCTGCTTCGCGCTGGCCGACCGGTCGCTGGCGCTGGTCCGCAATCACGAGCTGAAGGTTGGTGACCTGCCCGGCGGTCCGCTGCTCAGCGCCTATGACCATACGCCCGGCGGCGAAGCGGTCCCCGGCGGGACGACGACGCTTGTCCTCGATCCCGATACGCTGGAAGTCCGCCGTCAGCACCGCTCGCTGGCCGGCACGATTCGCAACTGCGCGGGAGGCACGACGCCCTGGGGCAGCTGGCTGACCTGCGAGGAAGACGTGACCCGGCCCGGAGAGGATGCTGGCAAGGATCACGGCTGGGTCTTCGAAGTCCCGGCAGAGGCGGCCGGCATGGTCGATCCCGTTCCGCTGAAGGCGATGGGACGTTTCCGGCACGAAGCCGCGGCGGTCGATCCGCGCACCGGCATCGTCTACATGACCGAAGATCGCGACGAGAGCGTGCTCTATCGCTTCGTCCCGACCGTACGTGGCAAGCTGGGACGTGGCGGCAGGTTGCAGGCCGCAGCGCTTGCCACCGGCCCCTGCGACACGCGCAACTGGCCCGAAAGCGACGGCATGCCCAATGGGGTGTGCAGCCTGAAATGGATCGACCTCGACAATCCCGAAAGCCCGGAAGACGACCTGCGCTTTCAGGCTGCACGCAAGGGCGCGGCAATCTTCGCGCGCGGCGAAGGCATCCACATGGGCGATGGCGAGGTCTATTTCTGCGCTACCTCGGGCGGCGCGGCGGGCCTTGGCCAGATCTTCCGCCTGACCCCCGGCCTGAACGGAGCGGCGGACCAGCTGGATCTGTTCTTCGAATCCGCCAGCGAGACGCAGTTCAACTATGGCGACAACCTGACCGTTGCACCGAACGGGCACCTTGTCGTTTGCGAGGACCAATACACCGACGTCGTCGATAACCACTTGCGCGGCATCGCACCCGACGGCACCGCCTATCCCATCGGTCGCCTGCGCCTGCAGACCGAACTGGCCGGGGCTTGCTTCTCGCCGGACGGTCGCACGTTCTTCGTAAACGCCTTTAGCCCGGCGATGACGTTTGCGATCCGTATGCCGGATAGCTGGACCGCGCTGAAAGCGGCTTGA
- a CDS encoding phytase codes for MRLSFLMFGTAVLCFGAGGCATAPVVSPLPTAKVVARGETAPVGTANADAADDPAIWRNPVDPAKSLIVGTDKKAGLYVYGMDGAVLDFAPDGLLNNVDMVDLGENGAIVAASDRGDPINAAIRLYRLSAAGKLTAIGTVPGGSGEGYGFCLHQTDEALLAYSVLKDGTIAEFALDLGTPSSTPLRKMAVPSQPEGCVVDPRDGTLYIGEENAGIWRFPAGTATGEIVAPIDNAELIADVEGLALVPQGETGGWLIASSQGDSAYAVYRLPGIEYAGRFRIVAGDYGATDETDGIEAKSGNFGPDFPNGIFLAQDGVNAGGAQNFKMVRWDEIIAALELDR; via the coding sequence ATGCGCCTGTCCTTCCTGATGTTCGGTACGGCCGTCTTGTGTTTCGGCGCGGGCGGCTGTGCCACCGCGCCGGTCGTTTCGCCCCTGCCGACGGCGAAAGTCGTGGCGCGGGGAGAGACTGCGCCTGTCGGCACCGCCAATGCCGACGCCGCCGACGATCCGGCGATCTGGCGCAACCCGGTCGATCCGGCGAAAAGCCTGATCGTCGGGACGGACAAGAAGGCCGGGCTCTACGTCTATGGCATGGATGGCGCGGTGCTGGACTTCGCGCCGGACGGGCTGCTGAACAATGTCGACATGGTCGATCTGGGTGAGAACGGCGCGATTGTTGCGGCGAGCGACCGGGGCGATCCGATCAACGCCGCGATCCGGCTCTACCGCCTGTCCGCCGCAGGCAAGCTGACGGCGATTGGTACCGTGCCGGGCGGCTCGGGCGAAGGCTATGGGTTCTGTCTGCACCAGACCGACGAGGCGCTGCTCGCCTATTCGGTGTTGAAGGACGGCACGATTGCCGAGTTCGCGCTCGACCTCGGCACGCCCTCATCCACGCCCCTACGCAAGATGGCGGTGCCGAGCCAGCCCGAAGGCTGCGTCGTCGATCCGCGCGACGGTACGTTGTACATCGGCGAAGAGAACGCGGGCATATGGCGGTTCCCCGCCGGAACGGCGACGGGCGAGATCGTCGCACCCATCGATAACGCGGAGCTGATCGCCGACGTCGAGGGCCTTGCCCTTGTGCCGCAAGGTGAGACCGGTGGATGGCTGATCGCGTCGAGCCAGGGCGACAGCGCCTACGCGGTCTATCGCCTGCCCGGAATCGAATATGCCGGACGCTTTCGCATAGTCGCCGGTGACTATGGCGCGACCGACGAAACCGACGGGATCGAAGCTAAGTCAGGCAACTTCGGCCCCGATTTCCCCAATGGCATTTTCCTCGCGCAGGACGGCGTGAACGCCGGAGGCGCGCAGAATTTCAAGATGGTGCGCTGGGACGAGATCATCGCGGCGCTGGAACTGGACCGATAG
- a CDS encoding TonB-dependent receptor, giving the protein MGSSRWLLGAAMGVIALGQAMPALAGEIEGTVIDESGTAGLRAVQVRIVELDRTANTGSDGDYRFVDVPAGTYTLRASYIGAATRQASVTVPASGPVDADFVLSGLNGDILVLGQRANLSSSLSRKRASDTISDVLSRDSIGQFPDQNVAESLRRLPGINVLNDQGEGRFVSVRGLDPELNATSLNGVRLPAPESDVRSVALDVISSDIIESIEVKKSLTPDMDADTIGASVEIETTSAFDRKKDLLTAKIEGSYNKKANELTPKGSVDFASRLSDNIGVSGGVSYYQRKFETDNIEADDWEDIDGVNYAEELQYRDYDVERERISATLGLDLRVGDTTKLYVKGLWSQFDDQEYRRRTTFDFSDAVDIAGSGSTVTFADTYDGDEDEGKLTVERDIKDRFERQRIRSVTFGGETELDSGFFAEYSASYAKSTEKENGSLDPTQFEHEFEGEGLIVDVDYADPRVPLYATSGNDFNFYEPSAYELKDIEYVALSDSQDEEWAAKLDFGKEMFLGNASLTLQAGAKGRWRKKTYDKTVEFYEWDGDGDYTLDDVLGFQTYDIIRISPVADFNGSRLFFTENFDSFEYQEIDSVFDSAIEDYRADEDVMAGYVMATWESGPLRAIGGVRYEDTKTDLLGNQVNLFEEGQDLPGGGTAEDDMVVIAPVAYQKDYGHWLPSLNLRYELQPDMLVRLAGYRSIVRPKLSKLAPRFEIDEDNEAVFGNPDLDPYEAWNLDASFEYYMSRTGAISAAVFYKDIKNYIVDTAVEDGSFLGVDFTEAEIPINGPSAEIFGAELSVSQSLSMLPAPLDGLLVQANYTYTDATGMVPNDGDIDDLRKITLPSTSKHTLNAVLGYEKGPLSLRLSGTYRDKYLDEISGEAEEDRYVDDHFQLDFSAKFQLTDMVQLYGEWVNINNAKYFAYNNYNGQRNLLQYEEYDYTVKFGARVVF; this is encoded by the coding sequence ATGGGTTCGTCACGCTGGCTCCTCGGGGCTGCAATGGGGGTCATCGCGTTGGGTCAGGCAATGCCCGCGCTGGCAGGGGAAATCGAAGGCACCGTTATCGACGAAAGCGGCACCGCCGGGCTTCGCGCGGTGCAGGTGCGGATCGTCGAACTGGATCGCACCGCAAATACGGGCAGCGATGGCGATTATCGCTTCGTCGACGTTCCCGCTGGCACCTATACGCTTCGCGCCAGCTATATCGGCGCGGCCACTAGGCAAGCTTCTGTAACCGTCCCCGCCAGCGGTCCGGTCGATGCCGACTTCGTGCTTTCTGGTCTGAACGGCGACATCCTCGTGCTTGGCCAGCGCGCCAATCTGTCCAGCTCGCTGTCGCGCAAGCGCGCTTCCGACACGATCAGCGACGTGCTCAGCCGCGACTCCATCGGCCAGTTCCCTGACCAGAACGTCGCGGAATCGCTGCGCCGCCTGCCGGGCATCAACGTCCTGAACGATCAGGGCGAAGGCCGCTTCGTTTCGGTTCGCGGGCTCGACCCAGAACTGAACGCCACCTCGCTGAACGGCGTGCGCCTGCCTGCGCCGGAAAGTGACGTCCGCTCGGTCGCGCTTGACGTGATCAGCAGCGACATCATCGAATCCATCGAGGTGAAAAAGTCGCTCACCCCCGACATGGATGCCGACACCATCGGCGCCAGCGTCGAGATTGAAACGACCAGCGCCTTCGACCGTAAAAAGGACCTGCTGACCGCCAAGATCGAGGGCAGCTACAACAAAAAGGCCAACGAGCTGACCCCCAAGGGCAGCGTCGATTTCGCCTCGCGCCTGTCGGACAACATCGGCGTGTCGGGCGGCGTTTCGTATTATCAGCGCAAGTTCGAAACCGACAATATCGAGGCGGACGACTGGGAAGACATCGACGGCGTCAACTATGCCGAGGAACTGCAGTACCGCGACTATGACGTCGAACGCGAACGCATCAGCGCGACACTCGGCCTCGACCTGCGCGTCGGCGATACGACCAAGCTTTATGTAAAGGGTCTGTGGAGCCAGTTCGACGATCAGGAATATCGTCGCCGCACCACCTTCGATTTCAGCGACGCCGTCGACATTGCGGGAAGCGGCAGCACCGTCACTTTTGCCGACACCTACGATGGTGATGAAGACGAAGGAAAGCTGACCGTAGAGCGCGACATCAAGGACCGCTTCGAACGCCAGCGCATCCGGTCCGTCACCTTTGGTGGTGAGACCGAACTGGATAGCGGCTTCTTCGCCGAATATTCCGCCAGCTATGCCAAATCGACCGAAAAGGAAAACGGATCGCTGGACCCCACGCAGTTCGAGCATGAGTTCGAAGGCGAAGGCCTGATCGTCGATGTCGATTACGCCGATCCGCGCGTGCCGCTCTACGCAACCTCGGGCAACGACTTCAATTTCTATGAGCCGTCGGCTTATGAGCTGAAGGATATCGAATACGTCGCCCTATCGGATTCGCAGGACGAGGAGTGGGCTGCGAAGCTCGACTTCGGCAAGGAAATGTTCCTCGGCAATGCCAGCCTGACGCTTCAGGCCGGTGCCAAGGGTCGTTGGCGCAAGAAGACATACGACAAGACCGTCGAGTTCTACGAATGGGACGGTGATGGCGACTACACGCTGGACGACGTCTTGGGCTTTCAGACCTATGACATCATCCGCATCTCGCCAGTGGCGGATTTCAACGGTTCGCGCCTGTTCTTCACCGAGAACTTCGACTCGTTCGAATATCAGGAAATCGACAGCGTATTCGACTCCGCGATCGAGGATTATCGCGCCGATGAAGACGTGATGGCCGGATACGTCATGGCCACTTGGGAAAGCGGGCCGCTGCGCGCCATCGGCGGGGTGCGGTACGAAGATACCAAGACCGACCTTCTGGGCAATCAGGTCAACCTTTTTGAAGAAGGTCAGGACCTGCCCGGCGGCGGCACGGCAGAGGACGACATGGTCGTCATCGCGCCGGTCGCCTACCAGAAGGACTACGGCCACTGGCTGCCAAGCCTGAACCTGCGGTACGAGCTTCAGCCCGACATGCTGGTCCGCCTTGCCGGGTATCGCAGCATCGTGCGGCCCAAGCTGTCGAAGCTGGCTCCGCGTTTCGAGATCGACGAAGATAACGAAGCCGTGTTCGGCAACCCCGATCTCGATCCGTACGAGGCATGGAACCTCGACGCGTCGTTCGAATACTACATGTCGCGCACCGGCGCCATCAGTGCGGCCGTGTTCTACAAGGACATCAAGAACTACATCGTCGACACGGCGGTCGAGGACGGTTCTTTCCTCGGCGTCGATTTCACCGAAGCCGAAATCCCGATCAACGGACCAAGTGCCGAAATTTTCGGTGCGGAGCTGAGCGTTTCGCAGTCGCTGTCGATGCTGCCCGCGCCGCTCGACGGACTGCTGGTGCAGGCGAATTATACCTACACCGACGCTACCGGCATGGTGCCGAACGATGGCGACATCGACGACCTGCGCAAGATTACCCTGCCCTCAACATCGAAACACACCTTGAACGCGGTGCTGGGATACGAAAAGGGACCGCTCTCGCTGCGCCTGTCGGGTACGTACCGCGACAAATACCTGGATGAAATCAGCGGCGAGGCGGAGGAAGACCGCTATGTCGACGATCACTTCCAGCTGGATTTCAGCGCCAAGTTCCAGCTGACCGACATGGTCCAGCTTTATGGCGAGTGGGTCAACATCAACAACGCCAAGTACTTTGCATACAACAACTACAACGGGCAGCGGAATCTGCTGCAGTACGAGGAATACGACTACACCGTGAAGTTCGGCGCGCGGGTGGTGTTCTGA
- a CDS encoding IS1380 family transposase, whose amino-acid sequence MNDDIASPFRFPAVDRKKVTAAFDGGRLTSDGGVLLLSQAERAMGICQRLATCIADPRDPARVIHRLDDILRARVFAIACGYEDADDLDALRDDPGFRLALGKLPGSGAGLASQPTMSRWENAPITRELAKMLAAMIDIYCASYPAPPAAVTLDIDDTCDVVHGYQQLSFWNGHHGERCFLPIHVYDTATGRPVAMLLRTGKTPSGVEAAGHIRRLVRHIRRQWPETHITIRGDGHYGRPEVMAVCEGCGVDYVFGLPTNAVLRADPEIVVAADACAVKRAQRQYPVLRTYAETRYGAKSWKCQRRVVARIEASTMGMDIRYVVTSLTEGSAEHIYDTLYCARGQAENLIKLHKTQLASDRTSCRSPNANQMRLILHTAAYWLLWRIQQEIPKAASLATAEFATLRLRLLKVAARVIESATRIRVAFASACPDASVLKAIATNLRPAPT is encoded by the coding sequence ATGAACGACGATATCGCAAGCCCCTTCCGATTCCCAGCGGTCGACCGCAAGAAAGTCACAGCCGCGTTCGACGGTGGTCGGCTCACTTCGGACGGCGGCGTTCTGTTGCTGTCGCAGGCCGAGCGCGCGATGGGTATCTGCCAGCGGCTTGCGACTTGCATTGCCGATCCGCGCGATCCTGCGCGGGTGATCCATCGCCTCGACGACATCCTGCGTGCCCGCGTGTTCGCGATCGCCTGCGGCTATGAGGATGCCGACGATCTCGATGCCCTGCGCGACGATCCGGGCTTCCGCCTGGCCCTGGGCAAGCTGCCGGGATCGGGCGCGGGGCTGGCCAGCCAACCGACGATGAGCCGGTGGGAGAATGCACCGATCACGCGCGAGTTGGCGAAGATGCTGGCCGCGATGATCGACATCTACTGCGCCAGCTATCCGGCCCCGCCGGCGGCGGTGACGCTGGATATCGATGATACCTGCGATGTCGTCCATGGCTATCAGCAGTTGTCGTTCTGGAATGGTCATCATGGCGAGCGTTGCTTCCTGCCGATCCATGTCTACGACACCGCCACTGGCCGGCCGGTGGCGATGCTGCTGCGCACCGGCAAGACACCGTCTGGTGTTGAAGCTGCCGGTCACATCCGGCGCCTCGTGCGCCACATCCGCCGGCAATGGCCCGAAACGCACATCACCATCCGCGGCGACGGGCACTATGGGCGGCCCGAGGTCATGGCCGTCTGCGAGGGTTGCGGCGTCGACTACGTGTTCGGCCTGCCGACCAACGCCGTGCTACGCGCCGATCCCGAAATCGTCGTTGCCGCCGATGCCTGTGCGGTCAAACGCGCTCAGCGCCAGTACCCGGTCCTGCGCACCTATGCCGAGACCCGCTACGGGGCCAAAAGCTGGAAGTGCCAGCGCCGCGTCGTCGCCCGGATCGAGGCCAGTACGATGGGCATGGACATCCGCTATGTCGTCACTTCGCTGACCGAAGGCTCGGCCGAGCACATCTATGATACGCTCTACTGCGCGCGCGGTCAGGCCGAAAACCTGATCAAGCTGCACAAGACCCAGCTGGCCAGCGATCGCACCTCGTGCCGCTCTCCCAACGCCAATCAGATGCGCCTCATCCTGCACACCGCCGCATACTGGCTCCTGTGGCGCATTCAGCAGGAAATCCCCAAGGCAGCCTCGCTCGCGACCGCCGAGTTCGCAACGTTGCGCCTCAGGCTGCTCAAGGTCGCTGCCCGCGTCATTGAGAGCGCCACTCGCATCCGTGTCGCCTTCGCGTCAGCCTGTCCCGATGCCTCCGTTTTGAAAGCCATCGCCACCAATCTCAGGCCTGCACCTACTTAG